One Microlunatus soli genomic window carries:
- the nuoN gene encoding NADH-quinone oxidoreductase subunit NuoN has protein sequence MTALQIPALQIPAPDLQYGLLLPFMVIFAAACLGVLVEALAPRSLRHPLQLLVTFVGIGLALLFTIVNWANGQTAVTALGALSIDGPTYFVWTILLIFGGISFLIFAERKLDPNASAFTPSAAAVPGTSSEQEAIRARLEHTEVYPLALFALTGMMLFPAANDLVLMFVGLEILSLPLYLLCGLARRRRLLSQEAALKYFLLGSLSSAIFVYGMALLYGYAGSFDLGQIATALQTSDQKDGLLLAGMIGVGIGLLFKVGAVPFHSWTPDVYMGAPTPITGFMATCTKIAAVGALLRVFYVALGGMRWDWQPVMIVVAVATMFIGSVLGIVQNDIKRMLAYSSIAHAGFILVAVAAASQTGNGKPADSLSSVSSVMFYLVAYSVATLGAFAIITMIRLRGGESNELSTWAGLGRRSPITAGVFALFMLSFAGIPLTGGFMGKWSVFAAGWAGGDYALVAAAVVISLISAVIYLRVIVMMFFTTPKDGAPVAEVVRPGASTLAAIGIGVVATVFLGVYPGPVLDLAASAGEFLR, from the coding sequence ATGACCGCCCTACAGATTCCCGCCCTTCAGATTCCGGCACCGGACCTGCAGTACGGCCTGCTGCTGCCGTTCATGGTGATCTTCGCCGCAGCCTGCCTCGGCGTCCTGGTCGAGGCGCTTGCGCCGCGGTCGCTGCGGCACCCGCTGCAGTTGCTGGTCACCTTCGTCGGCATCGGTCTGGCGCTGCTGTTCACCATCGTCAACTGGGCGAACGGACAGACTGCGGTCACCGCCCTCGGTGCGTTGAGCATCGACGGGCCGACCTACTTCGTGTGGACCATCCTGCTGATCTTCGGCGGCATCTCGTTCCTGATCTTCGCCGAGCGCAAGCTGGATCCGAACGCCTCGGCGTTCACCCCGTCGGCCGCCGCCGTACCGGGGACCAGCAGTGAGCAGGAAGCCATCCGGGCCCGGCTGGAACACACCGAGGTGTACCCGCTGGCGCTGTTCGCGCTGACCGGGATGATGCTCTTCCCGGCCGCCAACGACCTGGTGCTGATGTTCGTCGGCCTGGAGATCCTGTCGCTGCCGCTCTACCTGCTCTGCGGATTGGCCCGCCGGCGCCGGCTGCTCAGCCAGGAGGCCGCGCTGAAGTACTTCCTGCTCGGCTCGCTGAGCTCGGCGATCTTCGTCTACGGGATGGCGTTGCTCTACGGCTACGCCGGCTCCTTCGACCTCGGTCAGATCGCGACCGCACTACAGACCTCGGACCAGAAGGACGGCCTGCTGCTCGCCGGCATGATCGGCGTCGGCATCGGCCTGCTGTTCAAGGTCGGCGCGGTGCCGTTCCACTCCTGGACCCCGGACGTCTACATGGGAGCCCCGACGCCGATCACCGGCTTCATGGCGACCTGCACCAAGATCGCCGCGGTCGGTGCCCTGCTCCGGGTGTTCTACGTCGCCCTCGGCGGAATGCGGTGGGACTGGCAGCCGGTGATGATCGTGGTGGCCGTGGCGACCATGTTCATCGGCTCGGTGCTCGGCATCGTGCAGAACGACATCAAGCGGATGCTGGCCTACTCCTCGATCGCGCACGCCGGCTTCATCCTGGTCGCCGTGGCTGCGGCATCGCAGACCGGCAACGGTAAGCCCGCGGACAGCCTGTCCAGCGTCTCCTCGGTGATGTTCTACCTGGTGGCCTACAGCGTGGCCACCCTCGGCGCGTTCGCGATCATCACGATGATCAGGCTGCGCGGCGGCGAGTCCAACGAGCTGTCCACCTGGGCCGGACTCGGCCGTCGGTCGCCGATCACCGCGGGTGTCTTCGCACTGTTCATGCTGAGCTTCGCCGGCATCCCGCTGACCGGTGGATTCATGGGCAAGTGGTCGGTGTTCGCGGCCGGTTGGGCCGGGGGCGACTACGCGCTGGTCGCGGCGGCCGTGGTGATCAGCCTGATCTCCGCGGTGATCTACCTGAGGGTGATCGTGATGATGTTCTTCACCACCCCGAAGGACGGTGCCCCGGTGGCCGAGGTGGTGCGTCCCGGCGCCAGCACGCTGGCCGCGATCGGGATCGGTGTCGTCGCCACCGTGTTCCTCGGTGTCTACCCGGGGCCGGTGCTCGACCTGGCCGCCAGCGCGGGAGAGTTCCTCCGATGA
- a CDS encoding polyprenyl synthetase family protein, whose translation MAANAASVSNVDIADFEAVVRAQMERIEAELLTAVEADNEVLSEAAKHIIEAGGKRFRPHLVVLGSKFGPLQDRAAEGRVATGAIVVELTHVASLYHDDVMDDATVRRGSQSANVRWGNSLAILVGDYLFARASDLLTDLGMDVVRTYADMFNRLVRGQIAETVGPADGVDPLDHYLQVLADKTASLIATSTRVGAMVAGADVPTQDLLADYGEQLGLVFQLSDDIIDITSDETGKTPGTDLREGVDTLPILLAKRSTDPADSRLLELLGPVGPAADGGKRERTEDEVAEALDLLRKHPAIAEARADVERRAEAARRILDPLPDGPAKAALADLCDSVVTRTS comes from the coding sequence ATGGCAGCGAACGCGGCATCGGTCTCGAACGTCGACATCGCCGATTTCGAGGCTGTCGTGCGCGCCCAGATGGAGCGCATCGAGGCCGAGTTGCTGACTGCTGTCGAAGCCGACAACGAAGTGCTCAGCGAAGCCGCCAAGCACATCATCGAGGCCGGCGGCAAGCGGTTCCGGCCCCACTTGGTGGTGCTCGGATCCAAGTTCGGCCCACTGCAGGACCGTGCCGCCGAGGGCAGGGTGGCGACCGGTGCGATCGTGGTCGAGCTGACCCACGTCGCCAGCCTGTACCACGACGACGTGATGGACGACGCCACCGTACGGCGCGGCTCCCAGAGCGCCAATGTCCGCTGGGGCAACTCGCTGGCCATCCTGGTCGGTGACTACCTCTTCGCCCGAGCCTCGGACCTGCTGACCGACCTCGGGATGGACGTCGTCCGCACCTACGCCGACATGTTCAACCGGCTGGTCCGCGGGCAGATCGCCGAGACCGTCGGACCGGCCGACGGCGTCGATCCGCTGGACCATTACCTGCAGGTGCTGGCCGACAAGACGGCGTCGCTGATCGCGACCAGCACCCGGGTCGGCGCGATGGTCGCCGGTGCCGATGTGCCGACCCAGGATCTGCTGGCCGACTACGGCGAACAACTCGGCCTGGTCTTCCAGCTCAGCGACGACATCATCGACATCACCAGTGACGAGACCGGCAAGACACCGGGGACCGACCTGCGTGAGGGGGTCGACACGCTGCCGATCCTGTTGGCCAAACGGTCCACCGATCCGGCCGACAGCAGGCTGTTGGAATTGCTCGGTCCGGTCGGACCCGCGGCCGATGGCGGCAAACGGGAACGGACCGAGGACGAGGTCGCCGAGGCACTGGATCTGCTCCGCAAACACCCCGCGATCGCCGAGGCCAGAGCCGACGTCGAACGCCGCGCCGAGGCCGCCCGCCGGATCCTCGACCCGCTCCCGGACGGCCCCGCCAAGGCGGCTCTGGCCGACCTCTGCGACTCCGTCGTCACCCGCACCTCGTAG
- a CDS encoding methyltransferase — protein MGAETTLAGLADLMTPVALRAAVAIGLFEAVGERAVPLPVLAAELDVDVAALDRLVRFLRARDLLRIDADGNVLLTAVSEPLGRPGNWSARLNWAGAAGHLDRRFVEDLLPMLRAGRTDRDIWAELAADPALDASFDELMNTRADEWIDAVAASDSWSAYDRVLDLGGGRGHLVAALLTARPRLRGAVIERPGPAAAARTRLASYGERVEVVVGDLREPLPVTSTGPDAYVLAHILHDWDDENARIILSRAAAAAGSSGRVVVIERVLGGGADELREATHQDLRLFVLFGGRERTRQEFADLGAAAGLRLLDDTATATNRHLLTFALT, from the coding sequence ATGGGGGCAGAGACGACGTTGGCAGGATTGGCCGATCTGATGACGCCGGTGGCGTTGCGGGCAGCGGTGGCGATCGGGTTGTTCGAAGCGGTCGGGGAGCGCGCGGTTCCGCTGCCGGTCCTGGCCGCCGAACTCGACGTCGACGTCGCCGCCCTCGACCGGCTGGTGCGATTCCTGCGGGCACGGGACCTGTTGCGGATCGATGCTGACGGCAATGTTCTGCTGACGGCGGTCTCCGAGCCGCTCGGCCGACCGGGCAACTGGTCGGCCCGGCTGAACTGGGCCGGCGCGGCCGGGCATCTCGACCGCCGGTTCGTCGAGGACCTGCTGCCGATGCTGCGCGCCGGCCGCACCGACCGCGACATCTGGGCCGAGTTGGCCGCCGACCCCGCCCTGGACGCCTCGTTCGACGAGCTGATGAACACCCGGGCCGACGAGTGGATCGACGCCGTCGCCGCCTCCGACAGCTGGTCGGCCTACGACCGGGTGCTCGACCTCGGCGGCGGCCGCGGGCATCTGGTGGCCGCACTGCTGACGGCGCGGCCGCGGCTGCGTGGCGCGGTGATCGAACGTCCCGGCCCCGCCGCGGCCGCCAGGACGAGGTTGGCGTCGTACGGTGAACGGGTCGAGGTCGTCGTCGGCGACCTGCGGGAGCCGCTACCGGTCACCTCCACCGGACCCGACGCGTACGTGCTTGCCCACATCCTGCACGACTGGGACGACGAGAACGCGCGGATCATCCTGTCCCGAGCGGCGGCCGCTGCCGGATCGTCCGGCCGCGTGGTGGTGATCGAACGAGTCCTCGGCGGCGGTGCGGACGAGCTGCGCGAGGCCACCCATCAGGACCTGCGCCTGTTCGTCCTGTTCGGTGGCCGGGAACGCACCCGGCAGGAGTTCGCCGACCTCGGCGCGGCCGCCGGATTGCGGTTGCTCGACGACACCGCCACCGCCACCAACCGGCACCTGCTCACCTTCGCCCTCACCTGA
- a CDS encoding TetR/AcrR family transcriptional regulator: protein MSPSTSATSTPVRRPGGRSARVQEAVHTALGRLMGETTRDKITLRQVAERAGVNPTSVYRRWGDIDTLMEEVAVAALTRDGDVIPDHGDLTADLNDWAGIIAEDITRPQRVRYLRAMVSARDLQVDNCPCMDIRQQQAELMINRAIERGEPAPTSQQVLDHVVSPLYHRVTFGLPVDRDYAVRLVSDVRAMASALTNAGRREH, encoded by the coding sequence ATGAGTCCCTCGACCTCGGCCACCTCGACACCGGTTCGCCGCCCGGGCGGCCGCAGCGCCCGGGTACAGGAGGCGGTGCACACCGCGTTGGGCCGACTGATGGGCGAGACCACCCGCGACAAGATCACCCTGCGCCAGGTCGCCGAGCGGGCGGGCGTCAACCCGACCAGCGTCTATCGGCGCTGGGGTGACATCGACACCCTGATGGAGGAGGTCGCGGTGGCCGCGCTGACCAGGGACGGCGACGTGATCCCCGACCACGGCGACCTGACCGCCGACCTGAACGATTGGGCCGGCATCATCGCCGAAGACATCACCCGGCCGCAGCGGGTGCGCTACCTGCGGGCCATGGTGTCGGCCCGCGACCTCCAGGTGGACAACTGCCCGTGCATGGACATCCGGCAACAGCAGGCCGAGCTGATGATCAACCGGGCGATCGAACGCGGCGAACCCGCCCCGACGTCGCAGCAGGTGCTGGACCACGTGGTCAGCCCGCTCTACCACCGCGTGACCTTCGGTCTGCCGGTCGACCGCGACTACGCCGTCCGGCTCGTCTCCGACGTCCGCGCGATGGCCTCGGCTCTCACAAACGCCGGCCGTCGCGAGCACTGA
- a CDS encoding MFS transporter, which yields MRSSQLVRQSSRTASFFLAGGSGAALLTASAAPSPLYPVYQRLWGFSALTLTVIFAVYVFALMASLITVGSISDRVGRRPLAIGAMVLLAISMLLFVFAGSVGGLLAARIVQGIAVGAATGAISAMIIDLQPHARAGSMVSSAAPAIGMAVGAMAAGVLVDYAPWPRYLVYWLLAGLYLVLAILLARLPQEQRRSADGRSVFRALRPSVGLPAEIRAGFLAVVPAMAATWALGGLYLSLGTSIVARVLGVHSHAVAGLVLGAFFGSGAIGGALSGRLPERLRERVGLTGLGIGVLITLIAALLPSTPLYVLGSVVAGAGFGATFRAVIAEVAALTPALQRGRVFATMYLLSYTAFSVPALVAGLLTGVVGLRDTTIGYVALDALLVAAAMIISLVRARRAMRLAATAPAAIPGLAPCGRTTS from the coding sequence ATGCGGTCTTCCCAGCTCGTACGGCAATCGAGCCGGACGGCATCGTTCTTCCTGGCCGGCGGGTCCGGTGCGGCGCTGCTGACCGCGTCCGCCGCGCCGTCGCCGCTCTACCCGGTCTATCAGCGGTTGTGGGGATTCTCAGCGCTGACCCTCACGGTGATCTTCGCGGTGTACGTCTTCGCGTTGATGGCCTCGCTGATCACTGTCGGATCGATATCGGACCGGGTCGGACGCCGACCGTTGGCGATCGGCGCGATGGTGCTGCTGGCGATCAGCATGCTGCTGTTCGTGTTCGCCGGGTCGGTCGGCGGACTGCTGGCCGCCCGGATCGTGCAGGGGATTGCGGTCGGCGCCGCCACTGGCGCGATCAGCGCGATGATCATCGATCTGCAACCGCACGCCCGGGCCGGATCGATGGTCAGCTCGGCTGCACCGGCGATCGGGATGGCTGTCGGCGCGATGGCGGCCGGAGTGCTGGTCGACTACGCACCGTGGCCGCGTTACCTGGTCTACTGGCTGCTGGCCGGGCTCTACCTGGTGCTGGCGATCCTGCTGGCACGGCTGCCGCAGGAGCAGCGGCGATCGGCCGACGGCCGATCGGTGTTCCGGGCTTTGCGCCCGAGCGTCGGACTGCCGGCCGAGATCCGCGCCGGATTCCTGGCCGTGGTGCCGGCGATGGCCGCAACGTGGGCGCTCGGCGGTCTCTACCTCTCGCTGGGAACCTCCATCGTGGCAAGGGTTCTGGGCGTGCACAGCCATGCCGTGGCGGGCCTGGTGCTGGGTGCCTTCTTCGGCAGTGGCGCGATCGGCGGAGCACTGTCCGGACGACTGCCCGAACGGCTCCGCGAACGTGTCGGCCTGACCGGACTGGGGATCGGGGTGCTGATCACCCTGATCGCGGCCCTGCTGCCGAGCACGCCGCTCTACGTGCTGGGCTCGGTCGTCGCCGGCGCCGGCTTCGGGGCGACGTTCCGTGCCGTGATCGCCGAGGTGGCAGCACTGACGCCGGCTCTGCAACGCGGCCGGGTGTTCGCCACCATGTATCTGCTCAGCTACACCGCCTTCAGCGTCCCGGCGTTGGTCGCCGGCCTGCTGACCGGTGTCGTCGGGCTGCGGGACACCACCATCGGTTACGTCGCGTTGGATGCGCTGCTGGTGGCGGCGGCCATGATCATCTCGCTTGTCCGTGCGCGACGGGCGATGCGGCTGGCCGCGACGGCGCCGGCGGCGATCCCGGGGCTGGCGCCGTGTGGCCGTACCACCTCCTGA
- a CDS encoding class I SAM-dependent methyltransferase, producing the protein MTVNPFDDLAADYDRNGAHAARAAALINRVTRVWPDGRPDVIVDVGTGTGAAAFAALAAFPAARITAIDLSPAMIDRARDIADTVPGAERINWIAGDARTMPAQDSSVDLVLCTSSLHFFPAAIFADWRRVLHPGGMAAYTLPLRSTFRPGPAFVDLLPAEQDRIPLADSAAEAANQSVTGFSAVDIAVDDGAVGYVLRRD; encoded by the coding sequence GTGACCGTGAATCCGTTCGACGACCTGGCCGCCGACTACGACCGCAACGGTGCTCATGCCGCCCGCGCCGCGGCGTTGATCAACAGAGTCACCCGAGTCTGGCCGGACGGGCGGCCCGATGTCATCGTCGACGTCGGCACCGGCACCGGAGCGGCCGCATTCGCTGCCCTGGCAGCGTTTCCGGCCGCCCGGATCACCGCGATCGACCTGTCGCCGGCGATGATCGATCGGGCTCGGGACATCGCCGACACGGTCCCCGGGGCGGAACGGATCAACTGGATCGCCGGTGACGCGCGCACGATGCCGGCGCAGGATTCCAGCGTCGATCTGGTGCTCTGTACGTCCTCGTTGCACTTCTTCCCGGCGGCGATCTTCGCCGATTGGCGTCGAGTCCTGCACCCCGGCGGGATGGCGGCCTACACCCTGCCGCTGCGGTCGACCTTCCGGCCGGGGCCGGCGTTCGTCGATCTGCTCCCGGCAGAGCAGGACAGGATCCCGCTCGCCGACTCGGCGGCCGAGGCGGCCAACCAGTCCGTGACCGGCTTCTCCGCGGTCGACATCGCCGTCGATGACGGAGCGGTCGGCTACGTCCTGCGTCGGGACTGA
- a CDS encoding ABC1 kinase family protein, whose protein sequence is MNVLSGLAQIVFALGSLVIASVLLALLCRRVLGVPVGWPRSIVIGGGMTLASFPVMGVMLTRQGLLDGTRLVGDPAEATLLIGIGMLTVFGLALIVLVIAEVIVPTGSLGNPCSLITDTRARLRRGRRYTGVLAILAKHGLSSSLRIGGRRDVRRDRSTPRSLAAALGEAGVTFIKLGQTLSTRPDIIPESYIRELSRLQDDAGPLPWSRLQPVLAEELSRPPEEVFEHIDPTPLATASIGQVHTARLLDGTDVVIKIRRPGAAEQVEVDLDIMGRLARQLERTADWARSLGAVRLARGFADSLIEELDYRVEAENVAAVAGSLAGSERIGVPRVYDQLSGPSVLIMERIVGTPLGQASELITGFDVQQRAEMAEGLLTEVLREILFTGTFHADLHPGNIIVGDDGRLTLLDFGSVGRLDQPSRTALGLLLLAVERDDPIGAADALTELLDHQGERLDRRQLERDIGQLIVRYRGGIGSAGSAGMFAALWKLITSHRFSVPPQVGAAMRSLAGLETSVRAIDPNTDIVTAARGEGAALVGEITDPAAVRVRVERELFRMLPMLQRLPQRVNRIADDLENGRFTAQVRVLADPADRTFLSRLVGQISITLVAAAAVLSAMLLITTQAGPVVTGDLRLYPLLGVILLFFGVILGLRVMVVALSAFDDHRR, encoded by the coding sequence ATGAATGTGCTGAGCGGGCTGGCCCAGATCGTCTTCGCGCTGGGCAGCCTGGTGATCGCCTCGGTGCTGCTCGCGCTGTTGTGCCGCCGGGTCCTCGGTGTCCCGGTCGGCTGGCCCCGATCGATCGTCATCGGCGGCGGCATGACGCTGGCATCGTTCCCGGTGATGGGCGTGATGCTGACCCGGCAGGGGTTGCTGGACGGCACCCGGCTGGTCGGCGATCCCGCGGAGGCGACACTGCTGATCGGCATCGGCATGCTCACCGTCTTCGGGTTGGCGTTGATCGTGCTGGTGATCGCCGAGGTGATCGTACCGACCGGGAGCCTGGGCAATCCGTGCAGCCTGATCACCGACACCCGGGCCCGACTGCGACGCGGCCGCCGTTACACCGGTGTGCTGGCGATCCTGGCCAAGCACGGGCTGTCGTCGTCGTTGCGGATCGGCGGTCGACGCGATGTCCGGCGGGACCGATCGACACCGCGTTCGCTGGCCGCGGCGCTGGGCGAGGCCGGGGTCACGTTCATCAAGCTGGGGCAGACGCTGTCCACCCGACCCGACATCATTCCCGAGTCCTACATCCGCGAGCTCTCCCGGCTGCAGGATGACGCCGGTCCGCTGCCGTGGTCCCGGTTGCAGCCGGTGCTGGCCGAGGAGCTCTCCCGGCCGCCGGAGGAGGTGTTCGAGCACATCGACCCGACCCCGTTGGCGACGGCATCCATCGGCCAGGTGCACACCGCCAGGCTGCTGGACGGCACCGACGTGGTGATCAAGATCCGCCGTCCCGGTGCGGCAGAACAGGTCGAGGTCGATCTGGACATCATGGGCCGGCTGGCCCGGCAACTGGAACGAACCGCCGACTGGGCCCGATCACTGGGCGCGGTCCGGCTGGCGCGCGGGTTCGCCGACTCGCTGATCGAGGAACTCGACTACCGGGTGGAGGCCGAGAACGTGGCTGCGGTCGCCGGATCGCTGGCCGGATCGGAGCGGATCGGCGTGCCGCGGGTCTACGATCAGCTGTCCGGCCCGTCGGTGTTGATCATGGAACGGATCGTCGGTACGCCGCTCGGCCAGGCCTCGGAGTTGATCACCGGCTTTGACGTTCAGCAGCGAGCGGAGATGGCCGAGGGACTGCTCACCGAGGTGCTCCGGGAGATCCTGTTCACCGGCACCTTCCACGCCGATCTGCACCCCGGCAACATCATCGTCGGCGACGACGGACGCCTGACCCTGCTCGACTTCGGCTCGGTCGGCCGACTGGACCAGCCGTCCCGTACGGCATTGGGCCTGTTGCTGCTGGCGGTGGAGCGGGACGATCCGATCGGTGCGGCCGACGCCCTGACCGAGCTCCTTGATCATCAGGGCGAGCGGCTGGACCGCAGGCAGCTGGAGCGTGACATCGGCCAACTGATCGTCCGCTACCGCGGCGGTATCGGATCGGCCGGCAGTGCCGGTATGTTCGCCGCGCTGTGGAAGTTGATCACCAGCCACCGGTTCTCGGTGCCGCCACAGGTCGGTGCCGCGATGCGATCACTGGCCGGCCTGGAGACCAGCGTGCGGGCCATCGACCCCAACACCGACATCGTCACCGCTGCCCGCGGCGAGGGTGCCGCGCTGGTCGGCGAGATCACCGATCCGGCGGCGGTCCGGGTCCGGGTCGAACGGGAACTGTTCCGGATGCTACCGATGCTGCAGCGGCTGCCCCAGCGGGTGAACCGGATCGCCGACGATCTGGAGAACGGCCGCTTCACCGCTCAGGTCCGCGTGCTCGCCGATCCGGCGGATCGTACCTTCCTGTCCCGACTGGTCGGCCAGATCAGCATCACCCTGGTGGCGGCCGCCGCCGTGTTGTCGGCGATGTTGTTGATCACCACCCAGGCCGGCCCGGTCGTCACCGGCGATCTGCGGCTCTATCCGCTGCTCGGTGTGATCCTGCTGTTCTTCGGCGTCATCCTCGGACTACGGGTGATGGTGGTCGCGCTGAGCGCCTTCGATGATCATCGACGCTGA
- a CDS encoding esterase-like activity of phytase family protein encodes MPRFRTALAALALATGLSGSGVAVASANPVDDPLAAGPTCAPSASAVSYSDALDKLVYNDQEIGGLSNLAWDARSRNFIATVDNHDGDPAKLWSLGDDLADPLPTRDPLVLKAADGTPYTGETADNEGLAVLPDGRYAVSSETEPSIRIFGRNGVQQQTLSVPERFAVGPDGEAEENATLEGLTVSRDGRTLVASMEGTLSGDTGDGNDRRILVYKATHGHHQTASYRLDRQVGYRVDDGMRISEIASYDKDKLLVLEAAYDPTVGNTIRLQAADLDDAPDVSSVSDLSAAPDELVDKKLVADVTNCPDLGATSKELQSNPLMDNYEAMAVTRGRHGAYNVSLLSDDNFNPTQTTRVLNLVAELP; translated from the coding sequence ATGCCGAGGTTCCGCACCGCGCTCGCCGCGCTGGCGCTTGCTACCGGTCTGTCCGGTAGCGGGGTCGCCGTTGCGTCGGCGAATCCGGTCGACGATCCGTTGGCCGCCGGCCCCACCTGCGCTCCTTCGGCGTCCGCCGTCAGCTACAGCGATGCGCTGGACAAACTGGTCTACAACGACCAGGAGATCGGCGGGCTGTCCAACCTGGCGTGGGACGCCCGCTCCCGCAACTTCATCGCCACCGTCGACAACCACGACGGCGACCCGGCCAAGCTCTGGAGCCTGGGCGACGACCTGGCCGACCCGCTGCCGACCCGTGACCCGCTGGTGCTGAAGGCCGCCGACGGCACCCCGTACACCGGCGAGACGGCCGACAACGAAGGCCTGGCGGTGCTGCCGGACGGCCGGTACGCGGTCAGCTCCGAGACCGAGCCGTCGATCCGGATCTTCGGCCGCAACGGGGTGCAGCAACAGACCCTGTCGGTGCCGGAACGGTTCGCTGTCGGCCCGGACGGTGAGGCCGAGGAGAATGCCACGCTCGAAGGGCTGACCGTCAGCCGGGACGGACGGACCCTGGTCGCCTCGATGGAGGGCACGCTGTCCGGTGACACCGGCGACGGCAACGACCGCCGGATCCTGGTCTACAAGGCCACTCACGGCCATCACCAGACGGCGAGCTACCGGCTGGACCGGCAGGTCGGATATCGGGTGGACGACGGGATGCGGATCTCCGAGATCGCCTCCTACGACAAGGACAAGCTGCTGGTCCTGGAGGCCGCCTACGACCCGACGGTCGGCAACACCATCCGGCTACAGGCCGCCGATCTGGATGACGCCCCGGACGTCAGCTCGGTGTCGGACCTGTCCGCCGCTCCGGACGAGCTGGTCGACAAGAAGCTGGTCGCCGACGTGACCAACTGCCCCGACCTGGGCGCCACCTCCAAGGAGTTGCAGTCCAACCCGCTGATGGACAACTACGAGGCGATGGCGGTCACCCGCGGCCGGCACGGCGCCTACAACGTCAGCCTGCTCAGTGACGACAACTTCAATCCGACCCAGACCACCCGGGTCCTGAATCTGGTCGCCGAACTTCCCTGA
- a CDS encoding ABC transporter substrate-binding protein has product MSGRRFGSLSRRGFLAAAGAVGGAAVAGCSQRTSGPNEVRMWGVGGDSRDAEQKVIDTFQQKNPTIKVTSQNVPSSGNSGDATSVITAVRGKTAPDLWWMDRFAGAQYAALGLLEPIDDLIEKYEEPGFLDAWLPFTVNELSYQGKMYGLPTVTDTRGLYYNKTLLRQAGVDPDELDMSNGPITVERLFEIGDKITKTDKIGNFTRMGFVPWQGQGSGYTWSMGLHAQYFDPKTCELTMTSDPIIDAYQLSYDFARKNDYSRIDAFIKSYEPDNAPPGQTAFNGGKLGMVIETSGTAHTISKYAPKLDWGYTHLPVFKAGDDPYTWSGGFSLVMPKGSSRSEAAWEFMKHYAGVPGQTIYCPPTSSLPTQEAVFDIPALKSVRTQLSQLSYSTSRPPIPVGALWWDAVSQVMSTVKIGSATPRAALERAQDRVDGQMQTYCPFTLPKGYSET; this is encoded by the coding sequence GTGAGCGGGCGGCGGTTCGGATCCCTGTCCAGACGAGGTTTCCTGGCTGCGGCCGGTGCGGTCGGCGGTGCCGCAGTGGCCGGCTGCAGTCAACGCACCAGCGGCCCCAACGAAGTCCGGATGTGGGGCGTCGGCGGCGATTCCCGGGACGCCGAGCAGAAGGTGATCGACACCTTCCAGCAGAAGAATCCGACGATCAAGGTGACGTCGCAGAACGTTCCGTCCAGCGGCAATTCCGGTGACGCGACGAGCGTGATCACCGCGGTCCGCGGCAAGACCGCGCCGGATCTGTGGTGGATGGACCGGTTCGCCGGCGCCCAGTACGCCGCCCTCGGGCTGCTGGAGCCGATCGACGATCTGATCGAGAAATACGAGGAGCCCGGCTTCCTCGATGCCTGGCTGCCGTTCACCGTCAACGAGCTCAGCTATCAGGGCAAGATGTACGGGCTGCCGACGGTCACCGACACCCGCGGCCTCTACTACAACAAGACCCTGCTGCGGCAGGCCGGCGTCGATCCCGACGAACTGGACATGTCCAACGGCCCGATCACCGTCGAGCGGCTGTTCGAGATCGGCGACAAGATCACCAAGACCGACAAGATCGGCAACTTCACCCGGATGGGGTTCGTCCCCTGGCAGGGGCAGGGCTCGGGCTACACCTGGTCGATGGGTCTGCATGCGCAGTATTTCGATCCGAAGACCTGTGAGCTGACCATGACCTCCGATCCGATCATCGATGCCTACCAGCTCAGCTACGACTTCGCCCGGAAGAACGACTACTCCCGGATCGACGCGTTCATCAAGTCCTACGAACCGGACAACGCGCCTCCCGGCCAGACGGCCTTCAACGGCGGCAAGCTCGGCATGGTGATCGAAACCAGCGGGACGGCGCACACGATCAGCAAGTACGCACCGAAACTGGACTGGGGCTACACCCATCTTCCGGTCTTCAAGGCCGGCGACGACCCGTACACCTGGTCGGGCGGCTTCTCGCTGGTGATGCCGAAGGGCTCGTCGCGCAGCGAGGCGGCCTGGGAGTTCATGAAGCACTACGCCGGAGTCCCCGGGCAGACGATCTACTGCCCGCCGACCTCCTCGCTGCCGACCCAGGAGGCAGTCTTCGACATCCCGGCCCTGAAGTCGGTACGGACCCAACTGAGTCAACTCAGCTACTCCACCTCACGACCGCCGATCCCGGTCGGCGCGCTCTGGTGGGACGCGGTCTCTCAGGTGATGAGCACGGTGAAGATCGGCTCGGCGACACCGCGGGCGGCACTGGAACGCGCGCAGGATCGGGTGGACGGACAAATGCAGACCTATTGCCCGTTCACATTGCCGAAAGGTTACAGCGAGACGTAA